A single region of the Nicotiana sylvestris chromosome 6, ASM39365v2, whole genome shotgun sequence genome encodes:
- the LOC104212111 gene encoding uncharacterized protein, whose protein sequence is MGSSLFPSHGFAMEEPQHQKQQIKDLNLMGLTFKALSTSSVSEEQSTAGAKKANWGNDSMFGSYGWSEHSSSSGLSSPFGSELGSTETDETESEEDDDFIAQFTRQMADYMLKDDDDEEEEGDVVVDSNDSDENRVLNYPPNIAQSSNPSGLAGNWSNYNSSEICYYNKESLSAYVKPTTEYSPDLVKNFNTVLYSSDGLKRPIQVYHLKDQPTTLKKRPSKGKRVKGTTTTESVQKLKTEKNRNQNNMLNTFTNKQTLGGHGDKIHHHHHTMQSTGAGMRAIFLGGSGSINGSSGTGVFLPRRINPTANETKNKSGGSTVLIPARVLQALQQHFNHMDVLSQSNTCPVSPTHLPKYDAENETEGFVWKENQHSEDQTRRASVVNDQEMQLPQEWTY, encoded by the exons ATGGGTTCTTCTTTGTTTCCAAGTCATGGTTTTGCCATGGAGGAACCACAACACCAAAAGCAGCAGATTAAAGATTTAAACTTGATGGGTTTAACTTTTAAGGCTCTTAGCACGTCATCTGTTTCCGAAGAACAGAGCACTGCTGGGGCGAAGAAAGCTAATTGGGGGAATGATTCCATGTTTGGCTCATATGGGTGGTCAGAACATTCGTCTTCCTCTGGTTTAAGCAGCCCTTTTGGGTCTGAACTTGGCTCAACAGAAACTGATGAAACTGAAAGCGAGGAGGATGACGATTTCATTGCTCAGTTTACTCGCCAAATGGCTGATTATATGCTTAAAGACGACgacgatgaagaagaagaaggagatgttGTTGTTGATAGTAATGATTCTGATGAAAATAGGGTCCTAAACTACCCTCCCAATATCGCTCAG tCATCAAATCCAAGTGGGCTGGCTGGAAACTGGTCCAATTACAATTCCAGCGAAATATGCTACTATAACAAAGAATCTTTAAGCGCATATGTTAAGCCTACGACAGAGTACTCTCCAGATTTAGTAAAGAATTTTAATACTGTACTTTACTCAAGTGATGGTTTGAAGAGACCAATTCAA GTGTACCACTTAAAAGACCAACCAACTACACTAAAAAAGAGGCCTTCTAAAGGAAAAAGAGTCAAGGGGACAACTACTACTGAGTCAGTTCAGAAACTCAAGACTGAAAAAAACAGAAACCAGAACAATATGCTGAATACTTTTACCAATAAACAAACACTTGGTGGGCATGGTGATAagattcatcatcatcatcatacaATGCAGAGTACTGGAGCGGGTATGAGGGCTATCTTTCTCGGAGGATCCGGGTCGATAAACGGGTCATCTGGAACTGGAGTCTTCTTGCCTCGCAGAATTAACCCAACTGCAAATGAAACAAAAAACAAATCTG GAGGTTCAACGGTTCTTATACCAGCAAGAGTTCTACAAGCCCTGCAACAACACTTCAACCACATGGATGTTCTGTCTCAATCAAACACATGTCCTGTCTCCCCTACTCACCTTCCCAAATACG ATGCAGAGAATGAAACTGAGGGATTTGTTTGGAAAGAAAATCAACATTCAGAGGACCAAACAAGGAGGGCAAGTGTAGTAAACGACCAAGAGATGCAACTACCTCAAGAATGGACTTATTGA